In Paenibacillus larvae subsp. larvae, the following proteins share a genomic window:
- a CDS encoding HTH domain-containing protein, with product MLSSRQQQILQQLIETASYLPIETFTDKYQISSRTVRHDLLVIEEWLRQFDISWERSKKEGSA from the coding sequence ATGTTAAGCAGCAGACAGCAGCAAATTCTTCAGCAGCTTATAGAAACTGCCAGTTACCTGCCCATCGAGACTTTCACAGACAAATATCAGATTTCATCCAGAACGGTGAGGCATGATCTCCTGGTGATTGAGGAGTGGCTGAGACAATTTGATATTTCGTGGGAACGCAGCAAAAAAGAAGGGTCCGCTTAA